GCGCGACGCGGATCGGCCGCGGTGGCGGCGGGCCCTCGAGCGGCGCCGGCACCCACCACGGATCGCGCGGATCGCGGCGCGCCATCGCCGCCAGGCCGAGCCGCAGGTCGCGCACGCGCCGCGCCAGCGGACCCTGCACGCTCATGAGCTGCGCGGTCGGCGGCCGTTCGCCGACGGTCGACGGGTTGTAGGCGGGCACGCGCCCGAAGCTCGGCCGGATGCCGGCGACGCCGCAGCAATGGGCGGGATGGCGGATCGAGCCGCAATAGTCGTTGCCGTGCGCCAGCGCGCCGATGCCGGCGGCGACGGCCGCCGCGGCGCCGCCCGACGAGCCGCCGGGCACGCGCGCCGGCGACCACGGATTGCGCGTGCGTCCGCGCAGCGGGTTGACCGTGTCCCAGCGCGACGACAGGCCGGGCGTGTTGGTGCGGCCGATGATGACGGCGCCGGCGGCCTTCCAGTTCGCGACCGGCGGGCTATCCTCGGCCGCGACCATCTCCGCGAAGGCGACGATGCCGTTGGTGGTCGGCAGGCCGGCGTGGTCGACGTTCTCCTTCATCGTCACCGGCACGCCGTGCAGCGGGCCGGGCGCGTCGCCGCGCGCGACGGCGGCGTCGGCGGCGTCGGCCGCCGCCAGGGCGGCGTCGCGCAGCGGCAGCGCCACGGCGTTCAGCTTCGGATTGACCGCGTCGAGCCGGCCCAGCGCCGACAGCGTCGCCTCGCGGCTGGAGATCCGCTTCGCGCGGATGGCGTCGGCCAGATCGACGGCGTCCCAGCGCCAGAGCTCGTCCGACGATCCGCTCGACGATGCCATCGGTCCGCTCCCGCGCTACGTCGCCTTGCCGACCATGGCCTCGATCAGGGTCGGGCCGTCGGTCCGCGCCATGGCGGCGTCGAACGCGGCGTCGAACTCCTTGGCGTTCGTCGCGCGCACCGCCGACACGCCCAGCGCGCCGGCCAGCGCCGTGAAGTCGATGGCGGGGTCGCGGAAATCCATGCCGATCGGCTTGTCGTTGCCGTGGAACGCCTTCAGCCGGTCCTTGAGGATCTGGTAGCCGCCGTTGTTGCAGATCAGGAACACGACCGGCAGCTTGTAGTGCGCCGCGCTCCAGATGGCCTGCACGCTGTACATCGAGCTGCCGTCGCCGATCACCGCCACGACGCGCCGCTCCGGCCGCGCCATCTGCACGCCGACGGCCGCCGCGATGCCCCAGCCGATGCCGCCGCTGACGTTGCCGAAATACGCGTAGCGGTCGCGCAGCGGATAGTGCGCCAGCAGCGAATTGGCGCTGGTCAGGCCCTCGTCGACCACGATGCCGTCGGCCGGCAGACGCTCGGACAGGCGCATCATCACCCATTCCGGCGCCATCGGGCTCTCGCCGGCGCGGGCGGCCACGGCGGCGCGGCGCGCCGCGCGCTTGGCCGACCAGTTGCTCGACGCCAGCGCCGCCACGGCCGCCTTCGCCGCCTCGGCGCGCGCCGCGCCGCCGATCCGCGTCAACGCCGGGATCAACGCCTTCAACGTCTCCTTCACGTCGGCGCGGACGGCGATCTCGGCGGGGTAGTTCTTGCCCATCTCCCAGTCGCGCTGGCCGATCTGCACGATCTTCATGCCGGCCGGCACCGGCTCGACCGTGCTCCACACCGACATCTGCAGCACGTCCGAGCCGACGCAGACCAGCAGGTCGTAGGGCGCCAGAGTGTCGCGCACCTGCGTCTGGTTGCGGTTCAGCGCGCCCATGAAGCAGGGATGCTCCGACGGGAAATGCGCGCCGTGCGCCACGGTCTGCTGGTAGACCGCCGCGCCCAGCGTCTCGGCCAGTTCGGCCGCCTCGGCGAAGGCGTCGCTGCTCACGATCTCCGGTCCGGCGAGGATAACCGGCCGCTTCGCCGCCAGCAGGCGCCGCGCCAGCCGCTCGACCGCGTCGTCCGACGGCCGCGTCGCGGTGTCGACGCGCGTCGACTCGCCGAGGTCGATGGCGGCCTCGGCGTTGAGGATGTCGCCGGGCAGCGAGATGAACACCGGCCCGGTGGGATGCGTGGTCGCGATCTTGGCGGCGCGGCGGAGCGTGCGCGGCAGGTCCTCGATGCGCGCGATCTCCGTCGCCCATTTCACGACGGGCTGCGCGATCGGGACCAGCGGCGCGTAGAGCAGCGGCTCGGTCAGGCCGTGGCCCTGCTCCTGCTGTCCGGCGGTCACGATCATCGGCGTGCCGCTCATCTGCGCGGTGTAGATCGCGCCGATGGCGTTGCCGAGGCCCGGCGCGACGTGGACGTTGCACGACACCAGCTTGCCCGAGGCGCGCGAGAAGCCGTCGGCCATGCCGATGACGACCGATTCCTGGAGGCCCAGCACGTAGCCGAGGTCGGGATGCTCGCTGAGCGCGTGCATCACCGGCAGCTCCGTCGTGCCGGGATTGCCGAACAGCTTCGTCACGCCCTCGTCCTTGAGGATCGAGAGGAA
The genomic region above belongs to Rhodospirillales bacterium and contains:
- a CDS encoding amidase (catalyzes the hydrolysis of a monocarboxylic acid amid to form a monocarboxylate and ammonia), yielding MASSSGSSDELWRWDAVDLADAIRAKRISSREATLSALGRLDAVNPKLNAVALPLRDAALAAADAADAAVARGDAPGPLHGVPVTMKENVDHAGLPTTNGIVAFAEMVAAEDSPPVANWKAAGAVIIGRTNTPGLSSRWDTVNPLRGRTRNPWSPARVPGGSSGGAAAAVAAGIGALAHGNDYCGSIRHPAHCCGVAGIRPSFGRVPAYNPSTVGERPPTAQLMSVQGPLARRVRDLRLGLAAMARRDPRDPWWVPAPLEGPPPPRPIRVALCAAPRDMPTHPAIADAVRRAGAALADSGYAVEEVEPPSIAAVEAVWRKIVVGDTRRHQYPLALRVGDPDLIRSMELWFAVAPEVDHETYLAALAERTKHIRDWSLFLERYPLIVAPVSGAPPFEPGFDLGDMAATAALLGAQTLLNIVPALGLPAVSVPAGVMEAADAPMGLPLGAQIIAARFREDLALDAAEVVEARCAMPTPIDPVW
- a CDS encoding thiamine pyrophosphate-binding protein, translated to MADGGGKNSITGRSAFLSILKDEGVTKLFGNPGTTELPVMHALSEHPDLGYVLGLQESVVIGMADGFSRASGKLVSCNVHVAPGLGNAIGAIYTAQMSGTPMIVTAGQQEQGHGLTEPLLYAPLVPIAQPVVKWATEIARIEDLPRTLRRAAKIATTHPTGPVFISLPGDILNAEAAIDLGESTRVDTATRPSDDAVERLARRLLAAKRPVILAGPEIVSSDAFAEAAELAETLGAAVYQQTVAHGAHFPSEHPCFMGALNRNQTQVRDTLAPYDLLVCVGSDVLQMSVWSTVEPVPAGMKIVQIGQRDWEMGKNYPAEIAVRADVKETLKALIPALTRIGGAARAEAAKAAVAALASSNWSAKRAARRAAVAARAGESPMAPEWVMMRLSERLPADGIVVDEGLTSANSLLAHYPLRDRYAYFGNVSGGIGWGIAAAVGVQMARPERRVVAVIGDGSSMYSVQAIWSAAHYKLPVVFLICNNGGYQILKDRLKAFHGNDKPIGMDFRDPAIDFTALAGALGVSAVRATNAKEFDAAFDAAMARTDGPTLIEAMVGKAT